A stretch of DNA from Microbacterium sp. LWS13-1.2:
CGCGTCGCGTGAGTCGGAGGAGCGGTGAGGGTGGTCATGAGATCTCCTTGGAGGCGTACTCGACGGCTTCGCCGGTGAGGGCGAGATAGGCGTCCTCGAGCGATCCGGTTCGTGAGGTGAGCTCGTGCACCGGGATGCCGAGCGAGGCGGCGAGGTCGCCCACGACGGCGGCGGTGACTCCCGAGATCTCGGCGGCGCCGGGCTCGGTCGCGGTCACCGCGATGTCGGCGCCGGCCAGCGCCGCGACGAGTTCGGTGAGGCGCGGGGAGCGCACCGCCACGGTGTTGGTGGTCCAGGCGCGCACCAGCTCGGAGAGCTCGGCGTCTGCGAGCACCCGGCCGCGGCCGAGGACGATGACGTGATCGGCGGTCTGCGCCATCTCGCTCATCAGGTGGGAGGACAGCAGGACCGTGCGCCCTTCGGCCGCGAGATAGCGGACGAACTGGCGCACCCAACGGACGCCCTCGGGATCGAGCCCGTTCACCGGCTCGTCGAGGATCAGGGTCCGGGGGTCGCCGAGGAGGGCCGCGGCGATGCCGAGCCGCTGGCCCATGCCCAGCGAGAACTTCCCGGCGCGCTTGCCGGCCACGGATCCGATTCCGGTGAGCTCGATGACCTCGTCGACCCGCGCATTGCCGATGCCGTGGGTCGCGGCCATCGCGCGCAGGTGGTTGCGGGCCGAGCGGCCCGTGTGCACCGCCTTCGCGTCGAGCAGCACCCCGACCTCGGTCAGCGGCGCGCGCAGCCGCGAATACGGCTCTCCACCGACGGTGACGGTGCCCGACGTGGGCCGGTCCAGGCCCACGATCATGCGCATGGTGGTGGACTTGCCGGCACCGTTCGGACCGAGGAACCCGGTCACCTTGCCCGGCTGCACCGTGAACGACACGTCCGATACGGCGGTCTTGTCTCCGAATCGCTTCGTGAGATTCTCTGCAACGATCATGCTCCCACGCTAGGAGCGGGCGGCTTCGGGCGCGTCCACCTGGAGGACGAGAGTGCGCCACGGCGAGTGGTACCACGGTGCCGGAACGACGGATGCCCCGGCCGAACCTGAGCCCGTGAACAGGCTCAGGCGACGGGCCGGGGCATCCGAGTGCCGGCTACTGGGCGTCGCGGTCCTGCACCGAGAGGGCGCGCTCGATGCCCGCGAGGTTCTCGGCGACGAGTCGGCGCAGCGCCGGGGCGGCGTCGGCATTCGCCTCGAGCCAGGCGCGCGTGGCGTCGCGCAGGGCGACGTTCGCGAGCGGCGCGGGGTAGAGCCCGACGATCAGGTACTGCGCGATCTGATAGGTGCGCGAGCCCCAGATCGGCAGCAGTGCGTCGAAGTAGCGCGCGACGAAGCCGTCGAGCAGCTCACGGCCGGCCGGGTGCACGAAGCCGAGCGCGGCGGCCCGGACGATCGTGTTCGGCTGGTCGTCGCTGTCGACGAGCGACGACCACGCGGCGGCCTTCGCCTCGGCCGAGGGCAGCGCGGCCTTGGCCTGGGCGGCGAACTCGCCGCCCTTGGCGGTGTTGTCGGCTGCGAGCGCGGCGTCGATGTCGTCCGCCGTCACGACGCCGCCGGCGGCGAGCGACACGAGCAGCTGCCACGACAGGTCGGTGTCGATCGCCAGGTCGGCGAAGGCCACCTCGCCGTCGCGCACCTGACGCACCTTCTCCCACTGGCTCGGGGTGGCGGCCGCGGAGGCGAATGCGGTGACGAACTGCAGCTGGCTGTCACTGCCGGCCTCTGCCGCCTCGGCGAGCTTCCAGAGTGCGTCGGCGACGTGGGTGCGGGTGACGTCGCGCTTCTCGGGCGCCACGTACGAGTTCGCCGCGAGCTGCAGCTGGGCGAGCGTCGTGCGCACCGTCGTCGATTCGGTCTCGGCGCCGATGTTGCGCAGCACCAGGTCGATGTAGTCCGACGCAGATGCCTCGGCGTCGCGCGTCTGGTCCCACGCGGCACCCCACACCAGCGAGCGGGCGAGCGGGTCGCTGATCTTGCCGAGGTGGTCGATCGCGGTCTGCAGCGACTGGTCGTCGAGGCGGATCTTGGCGTATGCCAGGTCTTCGTCGTTCAGCAGCACGAGCGCGGGGCGCTTGCGGCCCTTGAGCTCGGGCACCTCGGTCAGGTCGCCGTCGACGTCGAGCTCGATGTGGTGCACGCGCACGAGGGCGTCACCGTCAAGATCGTAGAAGCCGACGCCGAGACGGTGCGGTCGGATGGTGGGGTAGTCGGCGGGCGCGGTCTGCACGATCGCGAAGCGGGTGATGGTGCCGTCGACATCCGTCACGATCTCGGGCGACAGCGTGTTGACGCCCGCGGTCTCGAGCCACTTCTTCGACCACGTCGAGAGCTCACGGCCGCTGGTGACCTCGAGCTCGGAGAGCAGGTCCGACAGCTCGGTGTTCGACCACTCGTGCTTCTTGAAGTACGCGCCCACACCGGCGAAGAACTCGTCGATGCCGACCCAAGCGGCCAGCTGCTTGAGCACCGAGCCGCCCTTTGCGTACGTGATGCCGTCGAAGTTGACCTGCACGTCCTCGAGGTCGTTGATCTGGGCGACGACGGGGTGCGTGGAAGGCAGCTGGTCCTGGCGGTACGCCCAGGTCTTCTCCATGGCGTTGAAGGTCGTCCACGCCTCTGTCCACTCGGTGGCCTCGGCGGTGGCGATCGTCGACGCCCACTCGGCGAACGACTCGTTGAGCCAGAGGTCGTTCCACCACTTCATGGTGACGAGGTCGCCGAACCACATGTGCGCGAGCTCGTGCAGGATCGTGACGACGCGACGCTCCTTGACGGCATCCGTCACCTTCGAGCGGAAGACATACGTCTCGGTGAAGGTCACCGCGCCGGCGTTCTCCATCGCACCCGCATTGAACTCGGGGACGAACAGCTGGTCGTACTTCGCAAACGGGTAGGCGTAGTCGAACTTCTCCTCGAAGTAGGAGAAGCCCTGACGCGTCTTGTCGAAGATGTAGTCGGAGTCGAGGAACTGCCAGAGGCTCTTGCGGCCGTACACGCCGAGGGGGATGACGCGGCCCGACGAGCTGGTGAGCTCGGAGAACGTCGCCTCGTAGGGGCCGGCGATGAGCGCCGTGATGTACGACGAGATGCGGGGAGTGGGCTCGAAGCGCCACGTCGCGGTGCCATCGCCATGCGCCGTGGGCTCGGGGGTGGGGGAGTTGGAGACGACCTTCCACGGCTCGGGCGCGGTCACCGTGAAGGCGAACGTCGCCTTGAGGTCGGGCTGCTCGAACACCGCGAAGACGCGGCGGGAGTCGGGAACCTCGAACTGCGAGTAGAGGTACACCTCGCCGTCGACCGGGTCGACGAAGCGGTGCAGGCCCTCGCCCGTGTTCGTGTAGAGGCAGTCGGCGTCGATGACGAGCTCGTTGTCGGCGGCGAGACCGTCGAGCGCGATGCGCGAATCCGCGAAGGCGGACACCGGGTCGATGGATCGGCCGTTGAGGGTGATCTCGCGCACGGAGCGCGCGATCAGGTCGATGAACGTCGCGGCACCAGCGGTGGCGGTGAAGCGGACGACGGTGCGCGATCCGAAGATCTCGGCGCCCTTCGTCAGGTCCAGCGCGATCTCGTAGGACTGCGTGTCGACGATCGCGCGGCGCTCCTGCGCCTCGATGCGGGTGAGATTCTCTCCAGGCACTGCTCTTGCTCCCAGGGGTGAGGGGTTTCGGATGCCACGGCCGACGCTGCTGGCGCCGGCGACAACCGTCCCAGCCTACGCGGTGAGTCCCCGCGGCTCACGACGCACGTGGCTCCGCGCGTGCTCGACCGCGGCGGGGAGGGTGTCGAACAGGTGGTTGTGATGCCGGAGCGAGTCGAGCACTCCGACGGTCCGGAACAGCTCCTCGTGGCCGGGCTGTACGCCCTTGATGAGCACCGTCACCCCGCGCCGCTCGAGCGACTGGACGATCTCGGTGAGGATGCGCGCCCCGGACGCGTCGACGAGCTCGAGCTGCGACATCCGCAGGATGACGACCGACACCCCGCTGATGTGCATCACCGTGTCGAAGACCCGGTCGGCCGCGGTGAAGAACAGCGGGCCGTCGATCCGCACGATCGCGATGCGCTCGTCGCCCGGCTCCGGCGCGCCGGCGAGCGCTTCGCGCTGGACCCCGGTCGCGCGCGAGACGCGGCGCAGAGCGACGACGCCGGCGAAGACGACGCCGATCGCGACCGCGACGATCAGGTCGAACGACACCGTGATCACTGCAGTGACGATGAACGCGGCGGCGTCGGACCGCGTCGACCGCAGGACCGAGCGCACCGTCCGCGCGTGGACCATCCGCAGCGCCGTGACCATGAGCACCCCGGCGAGGGCGGCGAGCGGGATGGCGCCCACCGGCCCCGCTGCGACCAGCACGACGCCGACGAGCACCAGCGCGTGCACGATCGATGCGAGCCGCGTGCGTCCGCCGGAGCGCACGTTGACGGCGGTGCGCGCGATGGCCCCTGTCGCAGGCATCCCGCCGAGCAGCCCCGAGCCGATCGACGCGATGCCCTGCCCGACGAGCTCGCGATCGGGGTCGTACGGCCCGGTATCGGCCAATGATGCGGCGACCCGCGCCGAGAGCAGCGACTCGAGGGCGGCGAGTGCCGCCACGGTGAGCGCGGGGACGGCGAGCTCGCCGAGCGTGGCCGGATCGAGCATGGGAAGGACCGGCAGGGGCAGCGAGGACGGCAGCACGCCGATCGTGGCGAGCGGCGTGGCCAGCACGGCGGCGAGCACCGTGGCGAAGACGATGCCGATCAGCGAGCCGGGCAGCGCGGCGTGGATCCGTGGCGCGACCAGCATGCATGCCGCCACGATCGCGGCGGCGCCGGCCGCCCACGGCACGTACGCCCAGTCGGCGTTCGCGATCGCCTGGACGGCGGCCACGACGGCGTTCGCGCTGTGTTCGCCGGCGCTCGGCGTGATCGGCGACACGATGAGGGGGATCTGCTGCAGGAAGATGATGACGGCGATACCGAGCGTGAAGCCTTCGATGACCGGCCAGGGGACGAACGACACGGCGCGCCCCAGTCGCAGTGCTCCGGCAGCCAGCACCACGACTCCCGCCATCACGCTGAGCGCCGCGACGGCGCCGGCGCCGTGGGCGGCGACGATCGGCAGCAGCACCACGACCATCGCTCCCGTCGGCCCCGACACCTGCACGTTCGACCCTCCGAACACCGCTGCGAGCAGACCGGCCACGATCGCGGTGACGAGCCCGGCCTCGGCGCTGAGTCCCGAGCTGACGCCGAAGCCGAGGGCGAGCGGGAGAGCGACGATGCCGACCGTCACCCCGGCGAGAAGGTCGCCACGCCAGGTGCGTCGGAGCAGACGGTAGTCGCCGAGCGAGGGCAGGAGCTCTCGCATCGACCGCATCAGACGGGTTGCGCGAGGTGCTCGCGCCGAGCCATCGGTCGCACTCATCGCGTGGGCAGGGCGGGAAGGGAGCCGGCGTCGGCGAGCAGGTCCCTGTCTCCCGCGAGCATCCCGATCAGCAGCGCACGCGCCACAGCGAGCAGCTCGGCGACGCGCGCGTCGGCGAGGCTGTAGTACACGTGGCTCGCACGCCGCTCGGACGCCACGAGCCGGTGCCGTCGCAGCACCGCGAGGTGCTGCGACAGGTGGGATGCCTCGAGCCCCGTCTCGGTCTGCAGCTCCGCGACGCTCACCTCCTCCGCGGCGGCGAGCAGTTCGAGGATGCGGATCCGGAGCGGGTGTGAGAGTCCCTTGAACAGTCCGGCCTTGACCTCGTAGAGCGGGCGCTGACTCTGTGTTAGTGGCATGATGAAGTCATCATATCGCTGAGGCGGCCGAGTGAGCAGTGTCAGGATGGGGGAGTGACCTCTCCCGAGCAGCACGTCGTACCGTTCGCATCGCCCGCCGCCGCATCCGGGGCTCCGTACGTCGAGCAGGCTGTCGCCTACGACGGCCTCCTGCTCGCCGGCTTCGGCGGTCCCGAGGGTCAGGACGACGTCATCCCCTTCCTCCGCAACGTCACGCGCGGGCGCGGTATCCCCGACGAGCGCCTCGAAGAGGTCGCGCACCACTACCGCCACTTCGGCGGGGTGAGCCCGATCAATGCGCAGAACCGTGCGCTGAAGGCCGCGCTGGAGGCTGAGCTCGCCAGCCGCGGCATCGACCTGCCGGTGTACTGGGGCAACCGCAATTGGGCGCCGTACCTGGATGAGGCGGTGACGGATGCCGCGGCCGCCGGCGACACGAGGCTTCTCGGCCTCGCAACGAGCGCCTACTCCTCGTTCTCGAGCTGCCGGCAGTACCGCGAGGACTTCGCGCGCGTGCTGACCGACACCGGGCTCGAGAACACCGTCACCATCGACAAGGTCCGCCAGTTCTTCGACCACCCCGGCTTCGTGCAGCCCTTCGTCGACGGCGTGCGCGACGCCGTGAGAGGATTCCTCGCCGACGGCATCGCCCCGGAGGCGGTGCGCGTGCTGTTCTCGACCCACAGCATCCCGACAGCGGATGCCGAGCGGTCGGGCCCCCGCGAAGGCGACGAGCAGCACCGTGATCTCGGGGAGGGCGGCGCGTACGCGGCCCAGCACCTCGCCGTCGCCGAGGTGGTCATGGCGGCAGTCGCGGCAGACGTGCAGGGCGCCGACCGCGTCGCGTGGGATCTCGTGTACCAGTCGCGCTCGGGCCCGCCCAGCCAGCCGTGGCTGGAGCCCGACGTCAACGATGTGATCGCCGAGCTTCCCGCTGCCGGTGTGCAGGCGGTGGCGATCGTCCCCCTCGGCTTCATGAGCGACCACATGGAGGTCCTCTGGGACCTCGACACCGAAGCGATGGATGCCGCGGCGGAGGCGGGCATCCGTGCCGTGCGCACGCCGACCCCCGGTGTCGACCCGGTCTTCGTGTCGGGGCTCGTCGACCTCGTCC
This window harbors:
- a CDS encoding SulP family inorganic anion transporter, producing the protein MRELLPSLGDYRLLRRTWRGDLLAGVTVGIVALPLALGFGVSSGLSAEAGLVTAIVAGLLAAVFGGSNVQVSGPTGAMVVVLLPIVAAHGAGAVAALSVMAGVVVLAAGALRLGRAVSFVPWPVIEGFTLGIAVIIFLQQIPLIVSPITPSAGEHSANAVVAAVQAIANADWAYVPWAAGAAAIVAACMLVAPRIHAALPGSLIGIVFATVLAAVLATPLATIGVLPSSLPLPVLPMLDPATLGELAVPALTVAALAALESLLSARVAASLADTGPYDPDRELVGQGIASIGSGLLGGMPATGAIARTAVNVRSGGRTRLASIVHALVLVGVVLVAAGPVGAIPLAALAGVLMVTALRMVHARTVRSVLRSTRSDAAAFIVTAVITVSFDLIVAVAIGVVFAGVVALRRVSRATGVQREALAGAPEPGDERIAIVRIDGPLFFTAADRVFDTVMHISGVSVVILRMSQLELVDASGARILTEIVQSLERRGVTVLIKGVQPGHEELFRTVGVLDSLRHHNHLFDTLPAAVEHARSHVRREPRGLTA
- a CDS encoding ABC transporter ATP-binding protein, yielding MIVAENLTKRFGDKTAVSDVSFTVQPGKVTGFLGPNGAGKSTTMRMIVGLDRPTSGTVTVGGEPYSRLRAPLTEVGVLLDAKAVHTGRSARNHLRAMAATHGIGNARVDEVIELTGIGSVAGKRAGKFSLGMGQRLGIAAALLGDPRTLILDEPVNGLDPEGVRWVRQFVRYLAAEGRTVLLSSHLMSEMAQTADHVIVLGRGRVLADAELSELVRAWTTNTVAVRSPRLTELVAALAGADIAVTATEPGAAEISGVTAAVVGDLAASLGIPVHELTSRTGSLEDAYLALTGEAVEYASKEIS
- a CDS encoding metalloregulator ArsR/SmtB family transcription factor, with translation MPLTQSQRPLYEVKAGLFKGLSHPLRIRILELLAAAEEVSVAELQTETGLEASHLSQHLAVLRRHRLVASERRASHVYYSLADARVAELLAVARALLIGMLAGDRDLLADAGSLPALPTR
- a CDS encoding ferrochelatase, producing the protein MTSPEQHVVPFASPAAASGAPYVEQAVAYDGLLLAGFGGPEGQDDVIPFLRNVTRGRGIPDERLEEVAHHYRHFGGVSPINAQNRALKAALEAELASRGIDLPVYWGNRNWAPYLDEAVTDAAAAGDTRLLGLATSAYSSFSSCRQYREDFARVLTDTGLENTVTIDKVRQFFDHPGFVQPFVDGVRDAVRGFLADGIAPEAVRVLFSTHSIPTADAERSGPREGDEQHRDLGEGGAYAAQHLAVAEVVMAAVAADVQGADRVAWDLVYQSRSGPPSQPWLEPDVNDVIAELPAAGVQAVAIVPLGFMSDHMEVLWDLDTEAMDAAAEAGIRAVRTPTPGVDPVFVSGLVDLVQERLSGTPAAERPHATDLGPWFDVCRPACCENVRAGFKPAAAGVAP
- the pepN gene encoding aminopeptidase N, yielding MPGENLTRIEAQERRAIVDTQSYEIALDLTKGAEIFGSRTVVRFTATAGAATFIDLIARSVREITLNGRSIDPVSAFADSRIALDGLAADNELVIDADCLYTNTGEGLHRFVDPVDGEVYLYSQFEVPDSRRVFAVFEQPDLKATFAFTVTAPEPWKVVSNSPTPEPTAHGDGTATWRFEPTPRISSYITALIAGPYEATFSELTSSSGRVIPLGVYGRKSLWQFLDSDYIFDKTRQGFSYFEEKFDYAYPFAKYDQLFVPEFNAGAMENAGAVTFTETYVFRSKVTDAVKERRVVTILHELAHMWFGDLVTMKWWNDLWLNESFAEWASTIATAEATEWTEAWTTFNAMEKTWAYRQDQLPSTHPVVAQINDLEDVQVNFDGITYAKGGSVLKQLAAWVGIDEFFAGVGAYFKKHEWSNTELSDLLSELEVTSGRELSTWSKKWLETAGVNTLSPEIVTDVDGTITRFAIVQTAPADYPTIRPHRLGVGFYDLDGDALVRVHHIELDVDGDLTEVPELKGRKRPALVLLNDEDLAYAKIRLDDQSLQTAIDHLGKISDPLARSLVWGAAWDQTRDAEASASDYIDLVLRNIGAETESTTVRTTLAQLQLAANSYVAPEKRDVTRTHVADALWKLAEAAEAGSDSQLQFVTAFASAAATPSQWEKVRQVRDGEVAFADLAIDTDLSWQLLVSLAAGGVVTADDIDAALAADNTAKGGEFAAQAKAALPSAEAKAAAWSSLVDSDDQPNTIVRAAALGFVHPAGRELLDGFVARYFDALLPIWGSRTYQIAQYLIVGLYPAPLANVALRDATRAWLEANADAAPALRRLVAENLAGIERALSVQDRDAQ